The DNA segment TACATGAATCAAACCTGCTCAAAAATGCCATGCCCTCAATGATTGCACCCACAGGACGGTGCAGGGTAGGCAAGACCGAATTGTATAGGGTGCTGATGTTTGATGCGGATCAGATCGCTAACTACCGGAGTGAATAAACATGTACGTGATAATCGTTTATGACGCTGGCGTAAAACGCCTGAACAAAGTGCGCATTTTCCTGAAACAGTACCTGAACTGGGTGCAGAACAGCGTGTTTGAGGGAGAGCTTACAAAAGCAGAATACTTGAGGATACGTTTGCGTTTGAAGGATTTGATCGATGAGGATGAGGACTGTATTTTTATCTATCGTGT comes from the ANME-2 cluster archaeon genome and includes:
- the cas2 gene encoding CRISPR-associated endonuclease Cas2, with translation MYVIIVYDAGVKRLNKVRIFLKQYLNWVQNSVFEGELTKAEYLRIRLRLKDLIDEDEDCIFIYRVRYRKYLGIDELGTRKAEIDTII